A single region of the Candidatus Sungiibacteriota bacterium genome encodes:
- a CDS encoding septum formation initiator family protein: MPNISNKLKGSLPFHLLLFVIAGIIVYGVLKTLAHTLSLRQEASNSRAKIEELLQKKAELEAYLAELETPQALEREAKERLNLKRRGEEVVVVVPEKKDEDKSGGKMFLEKIKHLLEYIFK; this comes from the coding sequence ATGCCTAACATATCTAACAAGTTAAAAGGTTCTCTGCCTTTTCATCTTTTACTTTTTGTAATCGCAGGGATTATTGTTTACGGGGTCCTTAAAACGTTGGCGCACACCTTGAGTTTGCGGCAGGAAGCGAGCAATAGTCGGGCAAAAATTGAAGAACTTTTACAAAAAAAGGCAGAACTTGAAGCGTATCTGGCAGAGCTTGAAACGCCGCAAGCTTTGGAGCGGGAGGCCAAGGAACGTCTAAACCTGAAAAGACGGGGAGAAGAAGTTGTGGTGGTGGTACCCGAAAAAAAGGACGAAGATAAATCAGGGGGAAAAATGTTTTTGGAGAAAATTAAGCATCTTTTAGAGTACATATTTAAATGA
- the lepA gene encoding elongation factor 4, producing MDNNIRNFVIIAHIDHGKSTLADRFLELTGTVEKRRMREQFLDTMALERERGITIKMAPVRMGWQGYTFNLIDTPGHVDFTYEVSRALAAVEGAILLVDATQGIQAQTLANFQLAQKEGLVVIPAINKIDLPSAEIVRTEAEFVSLLGALPEDIYKISAKTGEGVEELLRAVIKKVPPPQNKNEEMLRALIFDSHFDPYQGVIAYVRIREGFVKKGERIFFLATNSTAEILETGVFMPERVPKNMLSAGEIGFLATGVKETERVRVGDTIAKNKSADSLTGYREPQAVVFASIFPENQDDYEPLRESLKKLKLNDAALTFEPEESGALGRGMRSGFLGVLHMEIVAERLRREYGLKVVFTNPSVAFRVKTKSSEDFIYSAAKMPQPHEIEWVKEPWVRVEVITPKEYLGTFGSLVSEKSGKISDTSNLAGERLLFKFEAPLREIIVDFYDKLKSVSQGFASMSYEIIDYRPADLVRMEILVAGQNQPALAEIVPRGKVYFTARERVQKLKELLPRELFAVAIQAEVEGRIIARETVPALKKDVTGYLYGGDRTRKMKLWKKQQKGKKKLKSRGRVEIPPEIFLKLLKK from the coding sequence GTGGATAACAATATCAGAAATTTTGTTATTATTGCTCACATAGACCACGGCAAAAGTACCCTTGCTGATCGTTTTTTGGAACTTACCGGGACAGTGGAGAAACGCAGGATGCGAGAGCAGTTTTTGGATACGATGGCCCTTGAGCGGGAACGGGGCATCACTATAAAAATGGCGCCGGTGCGGATGGGGTGGCAGGGCTACACATTTAATCTTATTGATACTCCCGGCCACGTGGACTTTACCTACGAAGTTTCCCGCGCCTTGGCCGCAGTGGAGGGCGCGATTTTGCTGGTGGATGCAACGCAGGGCATTCAGGCCCAAACCCTTGCCAATTTTCAGCTTGCGCAAAAAGAGGGGCTTGTTGTGATTCCCGCCATAAATAAAATTGATCTTCCTTCAGCAGAGATTGTGAGGACCGAAGCAGAGTTTGTTTCTTTGCTTGGTGCGTTGCCGGAAGACATTTATAAAATTTCTGCCAAAACCGGTGAGGGCGTTGAGGAACTTTTGAGGGCGGTAATAAAAAAGGTGCCGCCGCCGCAAAATAAAAACGAGGAGATGCTGCGCGCGCTTATTTTTGATTCTCACTTTGATCCTTATCAGGGTGTGATTGCTTACGTGCGGATTAGGGAAGGATTCGTCAAAAAAGGAGAACGTATTTTTTTTCTGGCAACAAATTCAACGGCAGAAATTTTGGAGACAGGTGTTTTTATGCCCGAGAGGGTCCCTAAAAATATGTTGTCCGCCGGAGAAATTGGTTTCCTAGCCACCGGAGTCAAAGAGACGGAACGGGTTAGGGTAGGAGATACGATTGCCAAAAATAAATCTGCGGACTCCTTAACCGGATATCGTGAGCCCCAAGCAGTAGTTTTTGCCTCAATTTTTCCAGAAAACCAGGACGATTATGAACCATTGCGCGAATCGTTAAAAAAATTAAAACTAAACGACGCTGCTTTGACTTTTGAGCCGGAGGAGTCAGGGGCGCTGGGACGCGGAATGCGTTCTGGGTTTTTGGGCGTACTTCATATGGAAATTGTGGCGGAGCGGTTAAGGCGAGAATACGGACTTAAGGTAGTATTTACCAATCCATCCGTTGCCTTTCGTGTTAAAACAAAAAGCAGTGAAGACTTTATTTATTCGGCGGCAAAAATGCCGCAGCCTCATGAGATTGAGTGGGTTAAAGAGCCGTGGGTTAGGGTTGAGGTGATAACACCAAAGGAATACCTTGGAACTTTTGGTTCTTTGGTAAGCGAAAAAAGCGGAAAAATTTCTGACACGTCAAATCTGGCCGGAGAACGGCTGCTGTTTAAGTTTGAGGCGCCGCTTCGTGAAATCATTGTTGATTTTTATGATAAATTAAAAAGCGTATCGCAGGGGTTCGCCTCTATGTCTTACGAGATTATTGATTATCGGCCGGCGGATTTGGTGAGAATGGAGATTTTAGTTGCCGGTCAAAATCAGCCGGCGCTTGCCGAGATTGTTCCGCGGGGAAAAGTGTATTTTACAGCACGTGAGCGTGTGCAAAAATTAAAAGAGCTTCTGCCGCGCGAACTTTTTGCCGTGGCGATTCAAGCCGAAGTTGAAGGACGGATTATTGCTCGTGAGACCGTGCCCGCGTTAAAAAAAGACGTTACTGGCTATCTTTACGGAGGCGATCGTACTAGAAAAATGAAACTTTGGAAGAAGCAACAGAAAGGGAAAAAGAAATTAAAATCTAGGGGGCGGGTAGAGATTCCACCGGAGATATTTTTGAAGTTATTAAAAAAATGA
- the thrS gene encoding threonine--tRNA ligase, whose amino-acid sequence MTKIDLPENDHRKWGQKLDLFSFHDVAPGAPFWHPKGMTVVKELEKYIRSLQDQYGYHEISTPIMVKKGLFEKSGHWKFFKDDIFQLKVDKEIYALKPMNCPESTLVYSSSKRSYRDLPLRLAEIGRLHRNELSGVLGGLLRVRQITMDDAHIFCRRDQIKSELVAVLTMTQKFYKNLGLPVSYGLATKPKKALGDIQAWKEAEKILGEALDEVGLPYKILKGEGAFYGPKIHFDIKDSLGRVWTIATAQLDFQMPERFKLEYINERGKPERPAMIHRAIFGSFERFIGILLEHFKGALPFWLSPIQVSLLSVSDATKKYCLELARSLREENIRFWIDDRNETIGKKIREAELQKIPYILVVGEREAGSKTVSVRRRGDKNIQNMTLDAFIKKTVQEKI is encoded by the coding sequence TTTTGGCATCCCAAAGGAATGACGGTTGTAAAGGAGCTAGAAAAATATATACGCTCGCTTCAGGACCAATACGGCTATCATGAAATTTCCACCCCGATTATGGTTAAGAAAGGACTTTTTGAAAAATCTGGGCATTGGAAATTTTTTAAAGACGACATTTTTCAGCTCAAGGTGGATAAAGAAATCTATGCGCTCAAGCCCATGAACTGCCCGGAGAGCACTCTGGTCTACAGCAGTTCCAAAAGAAGCTATCGCGACCTGCCCCTGCGCTTGGCAGAAATTGGCCGACTCCACCGCAATGAGCTCTCTGGGGTTCTGGGGGGTCTACTTCGGGTACGCCAAATTACCATGGACGATGCTCATATTTTTTGCCGCCGCGATCAAATCAAATCGGAGTTAGTAGCAGTTCTTACTATGACACAGAAGTTTTATAAAAATCTTGGACTTCCCGTCAGTTACGGTCTGGCTACCAAGCCCAAAAAGGCGCTTGGTGACATTCAGGCATGGAAAGAGGCGGAAAAAATATTGGGAGAGGCATTGGACGAAGTTGGCCTGCCCTATAAAATCCTCAAGGGCGAAGGCGCTTTTTACGGACCCAAAATTCATTTTGATATTAAAGACTCTTTGGGACGGGTCTGGACCATTGCAACAGCCCAACTTGATTTTCAGATGCCGGAACGATTTAAACTTGAGTATATAAATGAGCGCGGGAAACCGGAAAGGCCAGCCATGATTCATCGCGCAATTTTCGGGTCTTTTGAACGATTTATTGGGATACTGCTTGAGCACTTCAAGGGGGCCCTTCCTTTTTGGCTCTCGCCAATACAAGTGTCTTTACTTTCAGTAAGCGATGCAACCAAAAAATACTGTCTTGAGCTTGCTCGGTCGCTTCGTGAAGAAAATATACGTTTCTGGATTGACGACCGCAACGAAACTATAGGCAAAAAAATACGCGAGGCAGAACTTCAAAAAATTCCCTATATTCTTGTCGTTGGTGAACGGGAAGCGGGGTCAAAAACAGTTTCCGTGCGCAGACGCGGTGACAAAAATATTCAAAACATGACCCTAGATGCATTTATTAAAAAAACGGTTCAGGAAAAAATATGA
- a CDS encoding Glu/Leu/Phe/Val dehydrogenase produces the protein METIINPRLIALKQLERVRPYIDIPQKIYLKLSYPERILKGRIVIDINDGSEASFLYFRSQHNTWLGPAKGGIRYHPDVTEDEVIALSMWMTWKCAVMGLPYGGGKGGIAPHFEDLTPERVAFLRNYFPKNMSRDVLQVLTRKYTEKIAPLIGPDSDIPAPDVNTNPQVMAWIMDEYSRLKGFTIPAVVTGKPVVLGGSLGRNEATARGTFITAQEALKYCGEKRPISSLTVAVQGFGNAGSITAKLFQRALFRVEAVSDSQGGIYNPRGLNISDVEKVKAETGSVINYKEADRISNGELLQLPVAILVPAALENVITAQNAPLIRAKIIAEAANGPTTPDADEILHANGVFVIPDILANAGGVTVSYYEWIQGREQDYWDEGTVLKKLEEQMVRAFKQVVAKHEQYKVNMRTAAYIHAVSRVVEAGKLRR, from the coding sequence GTGGAAACCATCATTAATCCGCGGCTTATTGCTCTTAAACAACTTGAACGAGTACGCCCCTACATTGATATACCTCAAAAAATTTACCTTAAACTAAGCTATCCGGAGCGTATCCTCAAGGGGCGGATTGTAATTGACATTAATGACGGGTCAGAGGCCAGCTTTCTTTATTTTCGCTCCCAGCACAACACCTGGCTTGGGCCGGCCAAGGGCGGCATCCGCTATCATCCCGATGTCACCGAAGATGAGGTGATTGCGCTTTCCATGTGGATGACGTGGAAATGCGCAGTAATGGGTCTTCCTTACGGCGGCGGCAAGGGGGGGATCGCTCCTCATTTCGAGGACTTGACCCCGGAGCGCGTTGCCTTCCTAAGAAATTACTTTCCCAAAAATATGTCGCGAGACGTACTACAGGTACTTACCAGAAAATATACTGAAAAAATCGCTCCCTTGATTGGTCCGGATAGCGACATCCCGGCGCCTGACGTTAATACCAATCCGCAGGTTATGGCTTGGATCATGGATGAGTATAGTCGCCTTAAGGGATTCACAATCCCGGCGGTTGTTACTGGAAAACCGGTAGTACTAGGGGGTTCTCTGGGACGCAATGAGGCTACGGCCCGCGGCACCTTCATTACGGCACAAGAAGCATTAAAGTATTGCGGGGAAAAGCGCCCAATTTCTTCTCTTACTGTAGCTGTACAGGGATTTGGCAATGCCGGATCTATCACGGCTAAACTCTTTCAGAGGGCTCTCTTTAGAGTAGAAGCCGTATCCGACTCTCAAGGCGGCATTTACAATCCTCGGGGTTTAAACATATCTGATGTAGAAAAAGTAAAGGCAGAAACAGGGTCAGTAATAAACTACAAGGAGGCAGACAGAATTTCCAACGGAGAACTTCTGCAGCTACCGGTTGCTATTCTTGTCCCAGCGGCCTTGGAAAATGTTATAACCGCCCAAAATGCGCCTTTGATCCGGGCCAAAATCATTGCCGAGGCAGCCAACGGCCCCACTACTCCTGACGCTGACGAAATACTTCATGCCAACGGTGTTTTCGTGATACCGGATATTCTGGCCAATGCCGGCGGGGTAACAGTTTCTTACTACGAATGGATACAAGGCCGAGAGCAGGATTATTGGGACGAGGGGACAGTACTCAAAAAGCTGGAAGAACAGATGGTACGAGCCTTCAAACAAGTAGTTGCCAAACACGAACAATATAAAGTAAACATGAGAACTGCGGCCTATATTCACGCCGTAAGCCGCGTGGTAGAAGCCGGAAAGCTGCGTCGCTAA
- the miaA gene encoding tRNA (adenosine(37)-N6)-dimethylallyltransferase MiaA, whose protein sequence is MSSRQKLIVIVGPTASGKSELAVRLAKKFNGEIISADSRQIYRGLDIGTGKISKKEMRGVPHHLLNVAEPKQQLTVVGFRRLAGQVVRGITSRGKIPIIVGGTGFWIDALIYNINLPTVPPNSRLRKKLVKKRPAELLKILQKLDPRRAKTIEQKNPRRLIRAIEVAKIMGEVPRLVKHSPYNVFWLGLRPSKTVLRRKIEARAATMIQKGLIKETKKLLRQGMSKKRIQELGFEYRGALSALEQKLPRSELLYYLVRYTLKYARRQMVWFRRNSKIHWIRSPSQLNGTNIKKTLFCFLASRSHPSKS, encoded by the coding sequence ATGTCAAGCCGTCAGAAACTCATTGTTATTGTGGGCCCCACTGCTTCTGGAAAATCTGAGTTAGCGGTCAGGCTAGCTAAAAAATTTAATGGCGAAATAATTTCTGCTGACTCACGACAGATTTATAGAGGTTTGGACATCGGAACCGGAAAAATTTCCAAAAAAGAAATGCGCGGCGTGCCGCACCACCTGCTTAACGTCGCGGAACCCAAGCAACAACTAACTGTCGTTGGCTTCAGACGACTTGCAGGGCAGGTAGTACGTGGCATCACGAGCCGGGGGAAAATACCTATTATCGTGGGTGGCACGGGATTTTGGATTGATGCGCTTATTTATAACATCAACTTGCCGACAGTGCCGCCTAACTCAAGACTTAGAAAAAAACTGGTAAAGAAACGCCCCGCGGAACTTCTTAAAATTTTACAAAAACTTGACCCCCGGCGGGCCAAAACCATTGAGCAAAAAAATCCGCGCCGCCTGATTCGTGCCATTGAGGTTGCCAAAATAATGGGTGAGGTGCCCAGATTAGTCAAACACTCCCCCTATAATGTTTTTTGGCTCGGACTTCGTCCGTCAAAAACCGTCCTTAGAAGAAAAATTGAGGCGCGTGCGGCGACAATGATACAAAAGGGTCTCATAAAAGAAACAAAAAAACTCCTCCGCCAAGGGATGAGTAAAAAACGTATACAAGAACTGGGATTTGAATATCGCGGAGCACTTTCTGCACTGGAACAAAAACTCCCACGTTCCGAATTGTTATATTATCTTGTCCGTTACACCCTTAAATATGCACGTAGACAAATGGTCTGGTTCCGGAGAAATTCAAAAATTCACTGGATCCGCTCGCCGTCCCAACTGAATGGAACAAACATCAAAAAAACCCTCTTCTGCTTCTTGGCTTCGCGCAGCCACCCCTCAAAATCCTGA